The Gemmobacter aquarius genome contains the following window.
AGCATGCGGTAGGCCGTCGCCAGCGTCAGCGTGTAGCAGGCACTTTCCTCCCATGTCAGGTGCTTGGGCCGCGGCATCAACTGCTGCGCCTGCACCCGCGTGAACTGCGCGAAAGACCCGTCATGCGTCTCGTAGCCCCAGATGCGCTGGCTGGGCGAAAACATCGGATCGCCGCCGTTGCATTCCTCATCGTCGCCATCGTCCTGATTGCAGTGGATCACCACCTCGTCGCCCACCTTCCAGCGCGTGACCTTGTCACCCACCGCCCAGACGATCCCCGCCGCATCCGACCCGAACACCGCATAGGGCTGCTTGTGGCCGTCGAACACGCTGATCGGCTCGCCCAGACTGGCCCAGACGCCGTTGTAATTGACCCCCGCCGCCATCACCAGAACCAGCACCTCGTGGCTGTCGATCTTCCAGGTGTCGACCACCTCGACCTGCATCGCCTTGTCGGGTGCGCCATGCCGCTCGCGGCGCACGGCCCAGGCGTACATCTGCTTGGGCACATGGCCCAGGGGCGGCATCTCGCCCAACTCGTACAGGTCCTTGACCGGAGCGTCGTATCGATGCGTGTCCAAAGCCATCCGGGCCTCCCAGCCGTTTCATGCCGCGCCGCAGAATCGGGCCGCTTGAGCCAGAGATAACGGATGCCCTCGCAACAATGCAATAGCATGACGGTATATTTTTGTAATTTTATGTCTGCTGCGGCGCAGAATTTCCCATCTCGAGCCGCTGCCGCACCGATGCCGCGTAAAACGCGACCAGCGGCTCCTTGCCCGCCCGCACGCGCAGATCCGCCCCGATCACACCGCGCCGCTGCAAATGCCGCAAGGCCGTGGCCACGGTTGCCGCCATCCCGTCAGGGTGCAGCCGCAGCACGGCGCCCTTGTCGTGCAGGGCATCCGCCAAGGCCGCAGCCCGCGCCTCGACCGCCGCCCGATCCCCGCTCAGGGCCGCCGCGACCAAGGGCACCGGCAGGATCGGCACGGCTTGCGCCACCCGCTCCATCAGCGCGGCCCCCAGCGCCTCGACCGGCGCGTCAGGTGCCTCCGCCAGAAACGCCCGCAACGACACCGGCGCGCCGAAGCCCGCAGCCGTTGCCCCAAAGCCGGGGAAATTGCCGCGCAGCATCCGCCATAGCATCCGCGCCGAAAACGCCACCACCCCGCCGACCGAAGGCCGGAACCGCCGCAGGCCCGTCACCCCCGCCTCGGTCAGCACGCGGTCTTCCAGCACGCGGTCATACCCCAACCCCACCGGCACGAACAGGATATCCCGCCCCGCCCGATCGCGTCCCGCCTGTTCGAAGCCCGCCACGAAATACGATAAAAGCCCCAGCCGCGCCGCCCCCACGCGCCCGTCCAAACTCAAGCCCCCTTCGGGAAAGATCGCCTGCGCCACGCCCTCGCTTGCCGCCATCTGGACATACCGCGCCAACACCCGCCGGTAGAGCGCATTGCGCGACCCGCGCCGGATGAAATACGCCCCCATGCCCCGGATCAGCCGCGACAAAGGCCAAACCCGCGCCCATTCCCCCACCGCATAGGAAATCGCCGAACGGTCCGCGATCAGCCATGTCACCAGCACATAATCCATATTGCTGCGGTGGTTCATCACGAAAACCACCGTGGCGTTCTCGTCGATCCGCTCCAGCGCCTGATCCAGCGACCCGATCCGCACATCGTAAAAGCGCCGCGTCAGCCAGCGCGCCAATTGCACGGCAAAGCCGAAATACATGGTCGCGGAAAAGGCCGGCACGATCTCGGCCGCATAGGCGCGGGCTTCTTGTGCGGCCACGTTGGGCGGCACCCCCGCCTCGGCGGCATGGTCGGCCACCGCCTGCATCACCTGCGCGTCATAGGCCAGCCGCAGGATCATGTCATGGCGCTGCGCCAGCTTGAAGGGGGCTATGGGCCGTGCCAGACGGCGGTTCAACCGCGCGACCGCCCGCTCCATCCGGCGGCGGAAGAACCAGCGCACCGAAGGCGCAAGGATACGGTCCAGCGCCGCGATGGACGACAGGATGACGATCAGGATGACAAGCCAATACGGCAGTTCGACAGTCGCACTCATCCCGCCACGCTGACCAAAGCGCCGCCGCCTGTCAAAGCTGCATCAGTTCAGCGTGACGGATTTCTGCGAACATACGTCCACATCCTGCATCACCGACTCGTCGCCATCATCGAAGACAGCCCGCAGGTCATAGACGCAGACACCCGACCCGTTGTCGAAATTCACCGAAAGGCTCGCCCCCGGTGCCAGCGTCTGCCCGCCGAGGATATTCTCCTCCCAAGACACATCGCCATCGGCTGACCCGTAAAAACCCGTAATCCCGAACGAGGTCGCATTGACCACGTCGAACACAGCCTCTTGCGCCATCACGGGCGCGGCAACCATCAGCGAAGCAAAACCAAGCGCAAGCGAAACGCGCATCGATCAAAGGCCCTTCGACCCTCGGCCCCCCTTGTTATGCCGCATCGCGGCAGGGGCCTTCGTCTACAGATATAAGAGGCCCGTAGCCCTTTGTTAAGGGGGCGAAGTCTGACGCAGACTTCGCGCCGATTTCTGACGCAGAAATCGCCCCGCCCGGCAGCACCGGCGCAACAGACCCGCCGACCCGCGGAATTTGCGTCAAATTCCGGCGCGGTTCCTGCGTCAGGAACCGCCGTCCCACCCGCCCCGCCGCACCGCAAAATGCCGCAACGCGGCGAATTGACAAGGAACGATTATGTCCGCTACATGCTTTCCAGCGTAACAATATTGCCCAAAGCCGCGCAGGAGCCCGCCATGACCGCCCCAAAAGACGCACCGTGGCTGTTCCGCACCTATGCCGGCCACTCCACCGCCAAAGCCTCGAACGCGCTTTACCGCACCAACCTCGCCAAGGGCCAGACCGGCCTTTCGGTCGCCTTCGACCTGCCCACCCAAACCGGCTATGACAGCGATCACGAACTGGCGCGGGGCGAGGTCGGCAAGGTCGGCGTCCCCGTCGCCCACCTTGGCGACATGCGCGCGCTGTTCGACGCGATCCCGCTCGACCAGATGAACACCTCGATGACCATCAACGCCACCGCCCCGTGGCTGCTGGCGCTTTATATCGCGGTGGCCGAAGAACAGGGGGCCGATATCGCCGCCCTGCAAGGCACCGTGCAGAACGACATCATAAAAGAATACCTGTCGCGCGGCACCTATATCTGTCCGCCCGCGCCCTCGCTTCGCATGATCACCGACATCGCGGCCTATACGGCCGAGCACCTGCCGAAATGGAACCCGATGAACGTCTGCTCCTACCACCTGCAAGAGGCAGGGGCGACGCCCGAACAGGAACTGGCCTTTGCGCTCGCCACCGCCTGCGCCGTGCTCGACGACCTGAAAGCCAAGGTCGCGCCCCAAGACTTCCCCGCCATGGTTGGCCGCATCTCGTTCTTCGTGAACGCAGGCATCCGCTTCGTCACCGAACTGTGCAAGATGCGCGCTTTCACCGACCTGTGGGATGAAATCTGCGAACACCGCTACGGCATCACCGACCCGAAATACCGCCGCTTCCGCTATGGTGTGCAGGTCAATTCGCTGGGCCTGACCGAACAACAACCCGAAAACAACGTCTACCGCATCCTGATCGAAATGCTGGCCGTGACGCTCTCGAAAAACGCCCGCGCCCGCGCCGTGCAACTGCCCGCATGGAACGAGGCCCTCGGCCTGCCCCGCCCTTGGGACCAGCAATGGTCGCTCCGGATGCAACAGATCCTCGCCTATGAAACCGACCTTCTGGAATATGACGACCTCTTCGACGGCAACCCCGCCATCGAGCGCAAGGTAAACGCGCTGCAGGACGGCGCACGCGAAGAACTCGCCCGCATCGACGCGATGGGCGGCGCGGTCGCCTGCATCGACTACATGAAGACCCGCCTCGTCGAGGCCAATTCCGACCGCCTGTCACGCATCGAATCGCGCGAAACCACCGTCGTCGGCGTCAACCGCTGGACCGAAGCCGCGCCCTCTCCCCTCACAACCGGCGACGGCGCGGTCATGGCCGCAGACCCGCAGGCCGAGGCCGACCAGATCGCCCGCCTGACCGCATGGCGCGCCACCCGTGACGCGGCTGCCGTCGCAAAGGCGCTCGACTCCCTGCGCCAAGCCGCCGCCACCGGCACGAACATCATGCCCGCCTCCGTCGCTGCCGCAAAGGCAGGCGCCACCACAGGCGAATGGGGCGCGGTGATCCGAACTGCCTTCGGCCAATACCGTGCGCCCACCGGCGTGTCGCAAAGCCCCTCGAACCGCACCGAAGGGCTGGAGCCGATCCGCGACGCGGTCTCGGCCCTGTCGGCCAAACTCGGCCGCCCCCTCACCTTCCTGATGGGCAAACCGGGGCTTGACGGCCATTCCAACGGCGCCGAACAGATCGCCGCCCGCGCCCGCGACTGCGGCATGGAAATCCATTACGAAGGCATCCGCCTGACCCCGTCCGAAATCGTCTCCGCCGCCGCCGAGAAACGCGCCCATGTCGTGGGCCTCTCGATCCTGTCGGGCTCGCACCTGCCCTTGGTGACCGAAACCCTCGACCGCCTCCGTGCCGCAGGGCTTGGGGATGTCCCCCTCGTCGTCGGCGGCATCATCCCCGAAGAAGACGCCACCCGCCTGCGCGCCCTCGGCGTGGCAGCGGTCTACACACCCAAGGATTTCGAACTCAACCGCATCATGCTCGACATCGTGACCTTGGTCGACAGCCAGCCCATCGCGGCGGAATGACGCGCAAACGCAAGCGCGCCGAACCGCCGCAAACAGGGGGGCCGTCTGCCCCCAAGGGCCGCAAGCGGCCCGCCCCCCGAGGATATTTGGACCAGCATGAAAGCAGGCCATGACTTTCACGCTGGCAAAAATATCCTCGGGGGACGCAGCGCGGCACGCGATGCGCGGGGGGCAGACAGCCCCCCGTCCTGACGCCTGCCCACGATGCATCGCCCGACATCCTGCCTGACACCCCTTGACGCCCCGCCCCCCGCACCGCCACATCGGCCCCGTAACAGGAGCCGCCCCATGCCCGCCGCCAACCAGCCCGTCCTCGATTATCTCGCCTCCCGCCTGTCGCAT
Protein-coding sequences here:
- a CDS encoding protein meaA, which codes for MTAPKDAPWLFRTYAGHSTAKASNALYRTNLAKGQTGLSVAFDLPTQTGYDSDHELARGEVGKVGVPVAHLGDMRALFDAIPLDQMNTSMTINATAPWLLALYIAVAEEQGADIAALQGTVQNDIIKEYLSRGTYICPPAPSLRMITDIAAYTAEHLPKWNPMNVCSYHLQEAGATPEQELAFALATACAVLDDLKAKVAPQDFPAMVGRISFFVNAGIRFVTELCKMRAFTDLWDEICEHRYGITDPKYRRFRYGVQVNSLGLTEQQPENNVYRILIEMLAVTLSKNARARAVQLPAWNEALGLPRPWDQQWSLRMQQILAYETDLLEYDDLFDGNPAIERKVNALQDGAREELARIDAMGGAVACIDYMKTRLVEANSDRLSRIESRETTVVGVNRWTEAAPSPLTTGDGAVMAADPQAEADQIARLTAWRATRDAAAVAKALDSLRQAAATGTNIMPASVAAAKAGATTGEWGAVIRTAFGQYRAPTGVSQSPSNRTEGLEPIRDAVSALSAKLGRPLTFLMGKPGLDGHSNGAEQIAARARDCGMEIHYEGIRLTPSEIVSAAAEKRAHVVGLSILSGSHLPLVTETLDRLRAAGLGDVPLVVGGIIPEEDATRLRALGVAAVYTPKDFELNRIMLDIVTLVDSQPIAAE
- a CDS encoding 1-acyl-sn-glycerol-3-phosphate acyltransferase; its protein translation is MSATVELPYWLVILIVILSSIAALDRILAPSVRWFFRRRMERAVARLNRRLARPIAPFKLAQRHDMILRLAYDAQVMQAVADHAAEAGVPPNVAAQEARAYAAEIVPAFSATMYFGFAVQLARWLTRRFYDVRIGSLDQALERIDENATVVFVMNHRSNMDYVLVTWLIADRSAISYAVGEWARVWPLSRLIRGMGAYFIRRGSRNALYRRVLARYVQMAASEGVAQAIFPEGGLSLDGRVGAARLGLLSYFVAGFEQAGRDRAGRDILFVPVGLGYDRVLEDRVLTEAGVTGLRRFRPSVGGVVAFSARMLWRMLRGNFPGFGATAAGFGAPVSLRAFLAEAPDAPVEALGAALMERVAQAVPILPVPLVAAALSGDRAAVEARAAALADALHDKGAVLRLHPDGMAATVATALRHLQRRGVIGADLRVRAGKEPLVAFYAASVRQRLEMGNSAPQQT